The window GGTATTACAATAACCTTATCCGCTGGAACTCCTTTTTTGATTAGTCTCTCCCGGTTACGTTGACTCAGAACGATTATATATTCAAATTTCTGCGACCATTTTCTCACGAGAAAGCTAGGTACAAGCGAGTTTATGATGTGAATGACTGTGTATCTGCGATAAGCTATCGAGTCTCTAATCCCGACGTTTCTTATCAGCTCCCCCAATGAGTATACTGGGCTTGTGAGAACGCCTATGACTGGCTGTTTGATCTCAAAGTGAGTTCTGAGGAAGCTTGTCAGCCCTAAGAGCATGATTATCCTGTCGGGATTTTCCCTGTCTAAAACCTCTAGGACTTCTTTTGATTCTCCTTTTAGAGGAATGAACAATTTGCCGACACCAAAAACTCGTATTCCGGCGATATCTGTCTCATTGTTCGAATTAGTGACTATGAAAACTTCATGTCCATTGGATTTAAGCCCCTTTGCAATTTCATACACATATCTCCAGGGTTGCTTTCTGAGGTTTGACTCCTTGAAATCGAAGCAGATTATTGCCACTTTCATAGTTCTATCACCTTAGCTAGTGGCTGACTCGTAAATTCTCTCAAATTTCCTGCCTATCTTGCCCCAGGTGAACTTTCTCTCGATGGTTTTTCTTGCGTTTCTCCCGAGCTTTCTTTGGAGCTTCTCATTTTCAAGGAGTGTTAGGACATTCTCAGCTATACTCTCTGGAGAGCCCCTCTTCGAAAGAAGGCCGTTGTGTCCATTTATTATGACATCCCTATGGGCGGGAATATCACTGGCAACAACTGGAAGGCCGGAGGCCATAGCCTCAAGGACCACCGTCGGTAGACCCTCGTAATGAGATGGGAAGATGAAGACCTCCGCGTTGCGGTATAGCCACAGGAGTTGTTCCCAGGGAACGTGACCGAGGAGTTCTACGTTGTCTAGGTTATCCCTGGTAATCATTGCCTTGATTTCATTGTACAATGGTCCTTTGCCTACAATGAGAATTTTAGTGGTCGTGGTGTTCTCCTTTAAAATCTGGGCCGCTTTTATGAGGTCAATCACACCTTTTCTGTAGTCAAGCCTGCCCACGTAGAGTAGGTAACCACCCTCTCTGCTGTCTGCCGGGTAAAACTTGCCTTCATCAACCCCATTCCCTAAGATTAGCGGGGTTCTGCCGTAATATTCTTGGATCTCCCTGGCCACCGCGGAGGATACCGTTGTCACTACATCGGAACTCTCTAGGAGCTCCATTGTCAGAGGATATCCCACTGCATACGTTGTTAATTTTTGTCCCATAGCGTTCAAGTCGTGGACTTGGTAGTGTTTTATGTCCTCAATTAGTGAGGTATGGACAGTAGAGACGATTGGGATGTCGTTTAAAGGGTGTTTGATGAAGGGAGAAAGCGGCGAATGTATGTGGATAACATCAAAATCTTTCCCCAATTTTCTGAAGAACCTCTCTATAAACAGCTTGTGAATATGAACGTGGAGCGGATAAACCGGAAAGAACTGAGGCTTATACACTTCGATTCCATCGAAATAGAAGTGCTCGATGTTTCTGGGGCTTCCTCTGGTTATTACCGTAACCTCGTGCCCTCTTTCAATTAGCTTCTTGGAAAGGTTATACGTATAATACCCAATCCCTTCCTCCGGTGGAAACGGCGTTGAGATTAGCATTGCTATCTTCATGTTTCGAGCCCTCGCACGTATTCTTTCAGGAAATTGACAAGCTTCCTGTTTCTCTTAAGTGGCCTGAATTTCATCGACATGGCCCTTTTTAGTGCATCCTCTAACTTTTCAATATCATAAACAGCTATTGCCTTACCCATACTCTCCAAAGCTTCAGCCAACTCTAATTGCTGGTCATCGACATGCTCTCCGAACTTTTTCAATCTTGGGACAACAACTATTGGCTTACCAAAAGATAAAGCCGTTAATAATGTTCCAGCCCCTGCGTGAGCTACAATAACATCGGATTTTTTGTATAATTCTAGAATATCTTCTTCCCTTTCTAAAAATCTAAACCACTTGGCATTTTTGGGTTCGTACTGTGTAAATCCAATCTGCATTATGACTTCATCACTTATTCTACCTGCTATCTCATCCATCTTCTTTATTAACCTCTCGAACCCCTGGTAATGGGTACCAACGGTTACGAATATCATACAACCGCACCCACGTGCTTTGCCCTCTTCCCGTAGAGCTCCAGTAGCTGGGGCCATTGAACTAGAAACAAATCTGAGAGATAATAAACAATCTTTCCTGTCCCAGATTTTGTCTTTATCCTGCACCAGCTTTCAATAAAGATCGTTTTAATCCCCAATACCTTGGCGATAATGAACACAGGAATCGCTATTTCCGAGCCGGTGCTTATTACAACACTAGGTTTCTCCTTGGCCAGTATCCTTCCAATCTGGAAGAAGGCCTTTATCATCTTGATTGGATTTGTTCCTATATTCTCGAGTAGATATTTTGGATAAGGTAAATCTCTCGTTCTGAAATTGTCATAAGTTACAAAAAACACCTCATGCCCCCTAAATGCCTCCATTAAGTAGAGCATCTCCGTCAGATGCCCTCCATGAGAGCACACAAGAGCTATCTTCATCCTGCTATCACCCTGTAGTTCCATTCGTAAATCCTGTTGGCGATTCTTTTAATAATCCTATCAATTGGAGTGTA of the Thermococcus onnurineus NA1 genome contains:
- a CDS encoding glycosyltransferase family 4 protein, yielding MKIAMLISTPFPPEEGIGYYTYNLSKKLIERGHEVTVITRGSPRNIEHFYFDGIEVYKPQFFPVYPLHVHIHKLFIERFFRKLGKDFDVIHIHSPLSPFIKHPLNDIPIVSTVHTSLIEDIKHYQVHDLNAMGQKLTTYAVGYPLTMELLESSDVVTTVSSAVAREIQEYYGRTPLILGNGVDEGKFYPADSREGGYLLYVGRLDYRKGVIDLIKAAQILKENTTTTKILIVGKGPLYNEIKAMITRDNLDNVELLGHVPWEQLLWLYRNAEVFIFPSHYEGLPTVVLEAMASGLPVVASDIPAHRDVIINGHNGLLSKRGSPESIAENVLTLLENEKLQRKLGRNARKTIERKFTWGKIGRKFERIYESATS
- the pssE gene encoding PssE/Cps14G family polysaccharide biosynthesis glycosyltransferase, yielding MIFVTVGTHYQGFERLIKKMDEIAGRISDEVIMQIGFTQYEPKNAKWFRFLEREEDILELYKKSDVIVAHAGAGTLLTALSFGKPIVVVPRLKKFGEHVDDQQLELAEALESMGKAIAVYDIEKLEDALKRAMSMKFRPLKRNRKLVNFLKEYVRGLET
- the pssD gene encoding PssD/Cps14F family polysaccharide biosynthesis glycosyltransferase, with the translated sequence MKIALVCSHGGHLTEMLYLMEAFRGHEVFFVTYDNFRTRDLPYPKYLLENIGTNPIKMIKAFFQIGRILAKEKPSVVISTGSEIAIPVFIIAKVLGIKTIFIESWCRIKTKSGTGKIVYYLSDLFLVQWPQLLELYGKRAKHVGAVV